gtattagcagtcgacccctcaactagactattacctgaacagtaatccgaaggcggaaaagaaaatttgtatctctgtccggagatatttgcagttgacgctggcgattttcatgtggttgttgtaatgttgtgaaGATAAGtcttttgtgcggatatagttttagcttccaaaccggtgttggacccacacagggaaattttttataagcgcgccgaaggccgccaacgcagaaaggtggtctgcgcaaaaatactatggataccacccccggactcggaagtacccgcgggtttttttcggtttttcgttaccATCTTTTGatcgagttaaaatttttattttctgccttcggatAATTACTACTGAtgccaagacgcgtcgtttgatacctctctcgatatttttggacgagtattacctgtcatgctgtcgtaaagaattaccaaagaGAAATAGGATGTGGTATTTTATTTCATGTATTTAAGTTTTCGTACTCTACATACAAAATGTTAGTTTCTTCTATTGAAGGTACCGCCGGTCGCAGGTTGGGTTAGCTGCAAGCCTCGTATATTATGGAAATCAAGTAATTTCAACATCTCTTTTGTATCAGAATCAACTTCAATTATATCCTGTTCTAATGCAGATACAGCTGGAACGTAATTATCACGGCGTTCACGTTCCTCTTCTTGTAGTTTAATTGATATACCACGCACCTGGGAGTGGCGCAAACGCCCCATCAAATGGGTAACATATCTGAAATACTGAACTTGAGTATTTCATTGATTAGTGATTATAATTATTTTACCCGGCTATTTTATTTCTCAATGGTTTTGTGGGAATAATAGCCACTTCTTCACATATCCGTTTATTGGTATGAAAATCCAACGTTAAGCGCGTATAGTATTTCTCGATTATAACCTTCGCGGCCTTCTTGACAGTTTTTGTTCTGACACGACCCTTAAATAAAGTATAGAGTATAACAAAGTAAGTAAGAGTATAACAAAATTATCAAATCCGACTGCAAATGTAATCAAAGAAATAAAACGCATCTTCGTTCATCGATTAGCAGATGCACCTACCATGGTGAACACTTAACCGGAAAAGACAATCAGCGATGACATATTGGTTGTGGCAACTTGAATTATATTTCCCTCATAATTCAGCTTTCGGTAGATAGCTCTGTAAGGCTCAAACACATTCAACTATAGGACAACGTCGGGTTGGATTTTATCATGGtccaactatatacaggttggctcatctgtaaagcaacaaaatatgtatgttcaaattgtcaaaatctgtgttttggtgttggtgcgaatggtatggaatggaaacataaaacttagcagtttttgtatgtgtaagtaaaatgttgccaatgtgttggtttcattttgagtttgccatctccttttgacaatcccttcgaccatgcaatgacataaataaaatgagctgatgagatgagccaacctatacataattgaaccatggattttatataaggtgccacgattttaaaacttttgttgatttgtagagggggtcctaaaaatcaccaaaatgggaTCCGGATATCTAGGAAaatcttagtttatgaaatataagcttttaaatttccaaatttagtaacatTGCAACTTAAAACCTGCACCCAAAATTCGGGTCGCAAATGTCGTCACGATTCAGAATCCGAAAATCAAAATTGCCCAAAACATGTGGATTTTAAAGtgaattatgaattttcatacgatagacgataaacgcttgccagcgtatcgtaaaaaatcaactcatgttgcgatttccacacgcccgatagatgtactattgtgaatgacaaaagagttttgtttaaaaatttttgtgaatctataagaagcagatagcaaaacaaaactaaataccaacaattcaattgttttgtacgtaaaagtggcaaaagttcTTAGAAGCTGTaacaataaaatgttttctgcaaCCTGTGTGGCctttttatataaactcaaatgaataAATTTTCAAAACTGGCATACAGGccatagaaagaagaaaattgagagatgcttccaatcttcttgaaataaaCTGTAAGTAAATACTGTAATaccacctcgcgaaacctgtcattgtcaccgactaaatcttccgcgaccttatttacaacatggacgccccaaatgtcgaccatattgaacatccacgtcgatggcactacgctaccgactgtcctacaccccaaaatcttgggtgtgacgtttgatcaggatctacattttggtgcgcacgcaaccgcaattgttccaagaattcagagccgtaataaaatcctcaaatcccttgctggcagtacctggggaaaagataaagaaacgctcttgaccacatacaaagcaattagccagccgattacgtgctacgcgtcacccatatggtcgccaagcctaaaaaccacccactggaagaaactacaggcctgccaaaatactgttctcagaatcgccacgggctgtcttcttatgtccccagaacaccatctgcataatgaggcgagaatactccccatcagggagagaaatgagatgctgaccaaacagtttctgttgaatacccagaaacctgggcatcccaacagacatctgattgacgaaccagcaccgcctaggggcctaaggagtcatctccgtaagcattttcaggaaatacggcacctgagaacccagccgtatgaagcggaaaaacacaagcaggtccttggtgaactccatagacaggcgtcggacctttatgtcgggaattgcccggtgaatccagtacttgaagaaaaatatccagaactcgcagaagaggaacgcatactccccagggaaacgcgtgtcactcttgctcaacttcgttctggatactgtaacaggttaaactcttgcctatcctgaatcatccccgacatacaaaatgtatgccctgcttgcaatgtgtccccacatgacaccaaccatctctttaattgtaatgtggaacagttgttgttgttgttgtagcaatgctcgccccacctaatagccgcgaccgatcacaaattgtcatcaatatcctctaacgggagtccaaggaaacttgccgtttcaacaggggtggaccataaggaaaggggtgttagaggcgttcacccctgttgaaacggcaagtttccttggactcccgttagaggatattgatgacaatttgtgatcggtcgcggctattaggtggggcgagcattgctacaacaacaacaacaactgtaagtacttgacatactaaaagtaaaaaaagtgtaataaaaaaaatttatttcagagtatgtcttaacagaggCAGTTTGCGCGCCCTTAAAATTAGGTcgtccatcccaaatattttgaaggtttgtgccgctttaaggtttcttgcccagggtgttgcaacagagtgttagGAATGAGGCTTTAGTTTGATTCCTTtggattttgtaataattttatatttacttttatttaaatagctcccatGGCTTccgtatcgtgcaaaaatttatcaacgacagctagcgtagaaaattgagcAGCTGATGCGatagttaccctgcaaaaattgttggactacgtgttccattttcttcatgttggagtactctaacaatactcctttgcaatgcgtttgcggaccaccatcagccgatcattgctctttTTTTAAAGActgtgatcacgacacgatggcgatcgaacagagttgccaaaagtaaaatattgcatacaaataactgataataaaattttactatggcaactctgataaaatgcaaccgcgcactggttttatgtatacatactaaagctggagacattggtgctttatcggtaaccgtatcggtaaccttttaacagttgattcgaccaaccttatgagaatcaattcaatcgattattggtgccgctaaggtcgtaaccgtatcgtagccaaccaattgggttttggtttaccgtcgtaacgataaacagctgattacgttagggatacggatacagcgatacgacatacggcaccaatgacctCAGCTTAATGGCCGTTTTCATAAAAGCCGATCACCGCATTATCGGAATTTAATCGCTGATTTGGCTAaaattggttttcaccatggcCGGTTATCACGAATCAATCGATTAAAAGCCCGATTAACTTTACCGGCGATGGATGGCCGGTTATCTGCTAAACGAGCAAAATTTGACAGCTTTCAGctgtttacaaaataaaatttacgggaaaattttacaaaaattgtatttgtgtgaAAATggtgtattttattaaacaaaataaaaccgtATAcaattgggtaatagtctagttgaggggtcgactgctaatacgttaccaaaaatatcgagtgtggtgtcaaaagacgcgtattaatctcgagaacaataatccgaaggcggaaaagaaaaattgtatccctgtccggagatatttgcagttgaagttggcgatttccatgtgattgttgttgtgttcatacccacaaaaaaaaattgtgcatcaccgtggcggtagtcacggttataccacacacccggacttggcatggcgtagcccaggattattttttataagcgcgaccgaaggccgccaacgcagaaaggtgttctgcgcaaaaatactatggatccgaagatcgatgcgctatgcaataaaataaacggctacctccttgatctctccagttttttcgcctcgcgaaacctggcattatcaccgactaaatattCCGCGACCttctttacaacatggacgtcccaaatgtcgaccattttgaacatccacgtcgatggcactacgctaccgactgtcctacaccccaaaatcttgggtgtgacgtttgatcaggatctacattttggtgagcacgcagccgcaattgttccaagaattcagagccgtaacaaaatcctcaaatccctcgctggcagtacttggagaaagataaagaaacgctcatgactacatacaaagcaattagccagccgattacgtgctacgcgtcacccatatggccgccaagcctaaaaatcacccactggaaggaactacaggcctgccaaaatactgctctcagaatcgccacgggctgtcttcttatgtccccagaacaccatctgcataatgaggcgagaatactctccatcagggcgagaaatgagatgctgactaaacagttcctgttgaatacccagaaacctaggcatcccaacagacatctgattgatgaaccagcaccgcctaggggcttaaggagtcatctccgtaagcattttgaggaatacggcacctgagaacccagccgtatgaagtgaaaaaacacaagcaggtccttggtgaactccataaacaggcgtcggacctttataccgggaattgctcggtgaatccagtgcttaacgaaaattatccaaaacttgcggaagaggaacgcatactccccagggaaacgcgtgtcactcttgctcaacttcgttctgcatattgtaacaggttaaactcttacatatccagaatcaactccgacatacaaaatgtaggccccgcttgcaacgtgtccccacatgacaccaaccatctcttcaattgtaatgtggaaccaacgcttctaacacccctttccttctggtccacccctgttgaaacggcaagtttccttgtactcccgttagaggatattgatgacaatttgtgatcggtcgcggctattaggtggggcgagcattgctacaacaacaacaactatggatccgacccccggtttcggaggtacccgcgggtcttttttcggtttttcgttaatatcttttgaacgcgttaaaatatttattttccgccttcggactattaatactgatgtcaaggcgcgtcgtttgacacctctctcgatatttttggtagcgtattagcagtcgacccctcaactagactattacccacaATTGTTAAGTACTTATATATTTGTTACACACCAAATATTTTTGGTATTTGTATTGATTTGAGTACAACATACATTTGGTGTACAACCTGGCATTATAGAGTTCCCTGTGATCCGAGCCATTCAACCTAGAAgcggaaaaataatttataaacaaaataatgGAGCGTAATATCGAGCTTGACAATTTATTCCGTTTGGGCTCCCTGCGCTTTACAAAAAAACCACGTACATTTGGAACTAGAGAAAACTTTTTTGAGAAGTATGACGATCACACCTTTGTTCAAAGGTTTCGTCGCTCCAAAAGAAGTGTTTCCAGTGTTTTAGACAAACTTCAACATAAAATACGAAACTACACTGAAAGGTTTGTAGTATATTTATAATGGCATCGCTTATATTAATAAGATTCGTTATACAGAAATCGAGCACTTAGCCCATTAGAAATGCTACTGTTAGCCTTACGCTTCTATGCATCAGGAAGTTTTTTGATAACAGTAGCTGATTTCTGTGGAGTGAGTGTAGCCACTGCAAGCCGGGTCGTAAGAAAGATTTCAATAGCAATTGCAGAACTTTCCGCGGAATACATCAAAATGCCTAAAACCAATATGGAACTGGAAATTACTGCTCGTAGTTTCCACCGCATTGCTAGTTTCCCCAAAGTCGTTGACTGCATTGACTGTACCCATGTGAAAATCCAATCACCAGGTGGAGAAAATGCGGAAATATTCCGAAATCGaaaggggtatttttcgtacaatATGCAAGCAGTTTGCTATGCGGATCTCGTTATTAGAGATATTGTTTGTCGATGGCCTGGTTCCGCGCATGCctcaaacatttttaataacagcCGTATTAAACACCGATTTGAGCTAAACGAATTTAAAGACGGTTTTATACTAGGAGATAGTGGGTATGGTGTAAATAGATACATGATGACTCCACTTTCACATCCCAACACTGACGCGGAACGCTTGTATAACGAGTCGCAAATACGTACGAGAAATTGCATAGAGAGGTGCTTTGGTGTGTGGAAACGTCGCTTTCCGGTGCTTTCCATAGGATTGAGGATTTCGCAAGAAACCGTAATGGCAGTCGTTGTTGCATGCGCTGTTTTACATAACATCGCTCCGAAAAACGGCGATGCAGACCCCTCCGAAGAAGATAGTTGTAGCACTGAAGAGTCTACTGAATCTATATATGAATACCACTTGACAGAAAGTCAGGAAGCCTCCTTTATGAGGTCGAGCTTGATCAGGGATTATTTTGCTAGGTTAGTATATAAGTCAACTCTTTAAAGCCAGGAGTAacatacatttaaaatttttccaggtTATAAAGAGTCTCCAAACATAGCGGTGAACTTGCATGCAGATTTGCAAGCCTTGCAACAAGAACTCgaagaaaaatatgaaattagCAAAACGATTTTCCACTCACTCAAGTAACAGCATGTCCGTTGAGGATCGAAAGAACA
The Eurosta solidaginis isolate ZX-2024a chromosome 5, ASM4086904v1, whole genome shotgun sequence DNA segment above includes these coding regions:
- the RpS17 gene encoding small ribosomal subunit protein eS17; translation: MGRVRTKTVKKAAKVIIEKYYTRLTLDFHTNKRICEEVAIIPTKPLRNKIAGYVTHLMGRLRHSQVRGISIKLQEEERERRDNYVPAVSALEQDIIEVDSDTKEMLKLLDFHNIRGLQLTQPATGGTFNRRN